GAGTTTAAGCTTTGTAGAATAAAAGAATACAGTATTTTAGAAGAAAAGTTTGAAATGGATAATAGTTTTAGTCTTGAAGATTATATGGCAAATTGTTTTGGGATATTTAAAGATGAAGAAATAAATGTAAAATTAAAAATATATCATCCAATGTCTCAAATAGTAAAAGAAAAGATATGGGTTGATAATCAGAAAATAATTGAAAATGAAGAAGATAATTCAATAATATTTGAAGCTACAATGAAAGGATTAAAGGAAATAAAAAGTTGGATTTTAAGTATGGGAAGTAGTGTTAAAGTTTTAAAGCCTCAAAAGTTAATAGAAGAAATAAAAAATGAAATAGATAAAATAAAGGAATTATATTAATTTTTTTGTTTTTCTGCTGATATATGTCCATATTAGTAATTATAATTTAAATTAACAAATGCAAAATTTGTAATTTGATTGTGAGGAGGTGAGCTAAATGAGATTAAGATGTGAGTATAAAACAGAAAAAATACCTTTAGCATATCATATGATGTTTGTGAGTTTAATTAAAGAAGCCTTAAAAAAATCGAATAAGGAATATCAAAAGAAACTTTATTGTTATGAGAATAAAACTAATAAAAAAATTAAAAACTTTTGTTTTTCTGTTTTTATGAAAGACTTTGAAAAGAAGGAAGATGTATTTGTTATAAATGATAAAGTTGTCATTAATATAAGTACTCCAGATTATGAATTTTTTATAAATCTCTATAATGGACTTTTAAAAATAAAGGAGTTTGAATATAGAGAATTTACTCTTAACAAAGTGAGAATGAGCATTTTAAGAGAAAAAAATATAAATGAAGGTTGTATTGTTTTTAATACATTATCGCCAATTTGTATAAAAGATAGAGATAATAAACCAGTAGATTTAGAAGATGATAGATTTGAAAGAGAGTTAAATTACATTGTTAATAAGAGTTTAGAAAGTTATAGAGGATATGGAATTAAAGAAAGAATTAAATTTATTCCTTATAAAATGAAAAAAGTAGTTGTTAAACAAGATATAAAAAAATTTAAAGAAAATACAAATAAAAAATATTACTATGTCAATGCTTATTCAGGAATTTTTAGGCTAAATGGAGATATAGAAGATTTGAAGGATATATATTTACTTGGACT
The window above is part of the Caminicella sporogenes DSM 14501 genome. Proteins encoded here:
- the cas6 gene encoding CRISPR-associated endoribonuclease Cas6 produces the protein MRLRCEYKTEKIPLAYHMMFVSLIKEALKKSNKEYQKKLYCYENKTNKKIKNFCFSVFMKDFEKKEDVFVINDKVVINISTPDYEFFINLYNGLLKIKEFEYREFTLNKVRMSILREKNINEGCIVFNTLSPICIKDRDNKPVDLEDDRFERELNYIVNKSLESYRGYGIKERIKFIPYKMKKVVVKQDIKKFKENTNKKYYYVNAYSGIFRLNGDIEDLKDIYLLGLGFKRSQGFGMIEVVG